The following coding sequences are from one Streptomyces sp. NBC_01294 window:
- the eccCa gene encoding type VII secretion protein EccCa codes for MSTRLIHRPARTVRPPAASAARTIEAPPNLPEGKAGNIAMSLLPVAGVMSSVVMMTVVRNSQFAALGALILVVTIVGSVALVFSQRGKAQRTRRTQREAYLAYLEDLREELAGEERERGEHADVLNPPPHALYDIVRDPARLWERRRVDGDFLRVRVGTGEMPVRDLQIGQQGSTVLTPPDRFMLNEASALMARFRNGTELPLTVPLDRVGNISVVGAREDCLRVARALLVQAASLHAPDDVAIALAVPGDRLPDWEWAKWMPHLLDTEQLDGPVAARRIAPSAAQLARQIGPELRRRASYAAEVRRGLSGRDALTMSSRLLVVTDGHGEDAVDLPRPDDAVGLREMGVTVLHLLEQRIQEPGHVGVRITVDGDQVLIEDLREEQPISAHGIVDEVGIPFAEGLARMLAPLRLSAESLIDAPLSGPVDFADLLGIDDVARLDLPSLWAPRGERAFLRVPIGISDSREPVLLDLKESSELGMGPHGLCVGATGSGKSELLRTLVLALVATHPPEDLALVLVDYKGGATFAPFANLPHVAGVITNLENQAGLVERVHASLAGEVKRRQQVLKDAGNIADIGDYAALRADRRPDLEPLPHLFVVIDEFGELLTAKPDFIDLFLSIGRIGRSIGVHLLLSSQRIEGGKLKGLDTYLSYRLGLRTFSADESRTVLDTTDAFHLPPLPGFGYLKVDTSHYERFKASYVSGAYRGPVQRAQDEDSGPLALEYEAFNTLSEPDTAGAQEPSARRRESGPTELGVVVEQLENAAGQVRRIWLPPLPDAIPLDAVAGPLDVGPRGMQLTARRGRLAVPLGLLDDPTRQWQGEWYLDLTVAGGHAAVIGGPQSGKTTLLRTLVLSLALTHTPQEVGVYGLDLVGGGLQALSGLPHVGGIAGRADRERAARTVEEVRNMLATREDLFRDHGIDSVEQLRTLHAAGRLPQLASAEIVLVIDGFGALRDDFEDLDDAVVDILKRGGGYGIHVVAGMLRWNDVRIATQSNFGTRVELRLNDPSETSIERKLAETLSPDEPGRVLTDGKLFAQVALPRTDGLADTAELGAVLERTARTIRATWSGESAQPVRVLPHLLEPHVLPGPVAEPQRVPIGLDQSALAPVLLDLFRHDQHLLVMGDSECGKTNLLKTIAGGLIERYGEDELVFAIMDPRRSLRGVVPEEFNGGYAYNTKMCAGLAAGIATELERRLPDDSAPLEDLEPGSWGGGPRIVVLVDDYDVLTTAGQSPLAPFVPYIPSAADIGLHFVLTRRVAGASRGMYEPLVQALRESGASAVVMAGDRSEGQLFPGVYASQQPAGRGVLIRRGQSNRLIQTVSTPE; via the coding sequence ATGAGCACCCGACTGATCCACCGCCCGGCCAGGACCGTCCGGCCCCCGGCCGCATCCGCCGCACGCACCATCGAGGCCCCGCCCAACCTCCCCGAGGGGAAGGCGGGCAACATCGCGATGTCGCTGCTGCCCGTGGCCGGCGTCATGTCGTCCGTCGTGATGATGACGGTCGTCCGCAACAGCCAGTTCGCCGCGCTCGGCGCGCTGATCCTCGTCGTCACCATCGTCGGCTCCGTGGCGCTCGTCTTCTCCCAGCGCGGCAAGGCCCAGCGCACCCGCCGTACCCAGCGCGAGGCCTACCTCGCCTACCTGGAGGACCTGCGCGAGGAGCTCGCCGGCGAGGAGCGCGAGCGCGGGGAGCACGCCGACGTGCTCAATCCGCCGCCGCACGCCCTGTACGACATCGTCCGCGACCCGGCCCGGCTGTGGGAGCGCCGCCGGGTCGACGGGGACTTCCTGCGCGTGCGGGTCGGCACCGGCGAGATGCCCGTACGCGATCTGCAGATCGGCCAGCAGGGCTCCACCGTCCTCACCCCGCCCGACCGCTTCATGCTCAACGAGGCCTCGGCGCTGATGGCCCGCTTCCGCAACGGCACCGAACTCCCGCTCACCGTCCCGCTCGACCGCGTCGGCAACATCAGCGTCGTCGGCGCCCGCGAGGACTGCCTGCGCGTCGCCCGCGCCCTGCTGGTCCAGGCCGCCTCCCTGCACGCCCCCGACGACGTGGCGATCGCGCTGGCCGTCCCCGGCGACCGGCTGCCCGACTGGGAATGGGCCAAGTGGATGCCGCACCTGCTCGACACCGAGCAGCTCGACGGCCCCGTCGCAGCCCGCCGGATCGCCCCCTCCGCGGCCCAGCTCGCCCGGCAGATCGGCCCCGAACTGCGCCGCCGTGCCTCGTACGCCGCCGAGGTGCGCCGCGGACTGTCCGGCCGCGACGCCCTGACCATGTCGTCCCGGCTGCTCGTCGTGACCGACGGCCACGGCGAGGACGCCGTCGACCTGCCGCGTCCCGACGACGCGGTCGGCCTGCGCGAGATGGGCGTCACCGTCCTCCACCTGCTCGAACAGCGGATCCAGGAGCCGGGGCACGTCGGCGTACGGATCACCGTCGACGGCGACCAGGTGCTCATCGAGGACCTGCGCGAGGAGCAGCCCATCAGCGCCCACGGCATCGTGGACGAGGTCGGCATCCCCTTCGCCGAGGGCCTGGCCCGGATGCTGGCCCCGCTGCGGCTGTCCGCCGAATCCCTCATCGACGCCCCGCTGTCCGGCCCCGTGGACTTCGCCGACCTGCTCGGCATCGACGACGTGGCCCGCCTCGACCTGCCGAGCCTGTGGGCCCCGCGCGGGGAGCGCGCCTTCCTGCGCGTGCCCATCGGCATCAGCGACTCGCGCGAGCCGGTGCTGCTGGACCTGAAGGAATCCTCCGAGCTGGGCATGGGCCCGCACGGCCTGTGCGTCGGCGCCACCGGCTCCGGCAAGTCCGAGCTCCTGCGCACCCTCGTCCTCGCCCTGGTGGCGACGCACCCGCCGGAGGACCTCGCCCTGGTCCTCGTCGACTACAAGGGCGGTGCGACCTTCGCGCCCTTCGCGAACCTGCCGCACGTCGCCGGAGTCATCACCAACCTGGAGAACCAGGCCGGTCTCGTCGAGCGCGTCCACGCCTCGCTCGCCGGCGAGGTCAAGCGCCGCCAGCAGGTCCTCAAGGACGCGGGCAACATCGCCGACATCGGTGACTACGCCGCGCTGCGCGCCGACCGCCGGCCCGATCTGGAGCCGCTCCCGCACCTCTTCGTCGTCATCGACGAGTTCGGCGAACTCCTCACGGCCAAGCCCGACTTCATCGACCTGTTCCTGTCCATCGGCCGGATCGGCCGCTCCATCGGCGTCCACCTGCTGCTGTCCAGCCAGCGCATCGAGGGCGGCAAGCTCAAGGGCCTGGACACCTACCTCTCGTACCGCCTGGGCCTGCGCACCTTCTCCGCCGACGAGTCCCGTACGGTCCTGGACACCACGGACGCCTTCCACCTGCCGCCGCTGCCCGGCTTCGGCTACCTCAAGGTCGACACCAGCCACTACGAGCGCTTCAAGGCGAGCTACGTGTCCGGTGCCTACCGGGGCCCCGTGCAGCGTGCCCAGGACGAGGACAGCGGACCCCTCGCGCTCGAGTACGAGGCCTTCAACACCCTGTCGGAGCCGGACACCGCGGGCGCGCAGGAGCCTTCGGCCCGGCGCCGCGAGAGCGGGCCGACCGAGCTGGGCGTCGTCGTCGAGCAGCTGGAGAACGCCGCCGGGCAGGTGCGCCGCATCTGGCTGCCGCCGCTGCCCGACGCGATCCCGCTGGACGCGGTGGCCGGCCCGCTGGACGTCGGCCCGCGCGGCATGCAGCTCACCGCGCGGCGGGGCCGACTCGCGGTGCCGCTCGGCCTGCTCGACGACCCGACCCGGCAGTGGCAGGGCGAGTGGTACCTCGACCTCACCGTCGCGGGCGGCCACGCCGCCGTCATCGGCGGCCCGCAGTCCGGCAAGACCACCCTGCTGCGCACCCTCGTCCTGTCGCTCGCGCTGACCCACACCCCGCAGGAGGTCGGCGTCTACGGCCTCGACCTGGTCGGCGGCGGCCTCCAGGCCCTGTCGGGCCTGCCGCACGTCGGCGGGATCGCGGGGCGCGCCGACCGCGAGCGCGCGGCCCGTACCGTCGAAGAGGTACGGAACATGCTCGCGACCCGCGAGGACCTCTTCCGGGACCACGGCATCGACTCCGTCGAGCAGCTGCGCACCCTGCACGCGGCCGGCCGGCTGCCGCAGCTCGCCTCCGCCGAGATCGTCCTGGTCATCGACGGCTTCGGCGCGCTGCGCGACGACTTCGAGGACCTCGACGACGCCGTCGTCGACATCCTCAAGCGCGGTGGCGGCTACGGCATCCACGTCGTCGCGGGCATGCTCCGCTGGAACGACGTCCGCATCGCGACCCAGTCGAACTTCGGCACCCGCGTCGAGCTGCGCCTCAACGACCCGAGCGAGACCAGCATCGAGCGCAAGCTCGCCGAGACCCTGTCGCCCGACGAGCCCGGCCGCGTCCTCACCGACGGCAAGCTCTTCGCGCAGGTCGCGCTGCCCCGCACGGACGGGCTCGCCGACACCGCGGAACTGGGCGCCGTCCTGGAGCGCACGGCCCGTACCATCCGCGCCACGTGGAGCGGCGAGTCCGCCCAGCCGGTACGGGTACTGCCGCACCTGCTGGAGCCGCACGTGCTGCCGGGCCCGGTCGCCGAGCCCCAGCGGGTGCCGATCGGCCTCGACCAGAGCGCGCTGGCGCCCGTACTCCTCGACCTGTTCCGGCACGACCAGCACCTGCTGGTCATGGGCGACAGCGAGTGCGGCAAGACGAACCTGCTGAAGACCATCGCCGGCGGCCTCATCGAGCGCTACGGCGAGGACGAGCTGGTCTTCGCCATCATGGACCCGCGGCGCAGCCTGCGCGGCGTCGTCCCGGAGGAGTTCAACGGCGGCTACGCGTACAACACCAAGATGTGCGCCGGGCTGGCGGCGGGCATCGCCACCGAGCTGGAGCGCCGGCTGCCCGACGACAGCGCGCCCCTGGAGGACCTGGAGCCGGGCAGCTGGGGCGGCGGGCCGCGGATCGTGGTCCTCGTCGACGACTACGACGTGCTCACCACGGCCGGGCAGTCGCCGCTCGCCCCGTTCGTTCCGTACATCCCGTCGGCGGCGGACATCGGCCTGCACTTCGTCCTCACGCGCCGCGTCGCGGGCGCCTCGCGCGGGATGTACGAGCCGCTGGTGCAGGCCCTGCGCGAATCGGGGGCCTCGGCCGTCGTCATGGCGGGCGACCGCAGCGAGGGCCAGCTGTTCCCCGGCGTGTACGCCTCCCAGCAGCCGGCCGGCCGCGGCGTCCTGATCCGCAGGGGCCAGTCGAACCGCCTGATCCAGACCGTGTCCACACCTGAATAG
- a CDS encoding DUF6177 family protein — MTKDVIALTPRMPEPWTVLVGLLSGGPDKLVNATGEGAVIQLCDEQGRPLVSVEAPMLVQVEGEAERLLGAAPPRVPYWWTEARATTGVPDAERLAGTFAARLVSLAGGTAWPPEATQSLGVVKTDGVGVAPTPAAAQPAVDVLTGSVAVVIMDRPVVAMTAWLSDAFRAAAAAERGLQVVTPPGTLLSPAVLANMPGWPSRWIVQDERDGYYDGLSGAVLRWQEGMFATVVSPDATEDDPRTPVAASYQEVVNTGERQLALTFRTIHPADDRLVLGGALETVWRELTGEPPAGWGTAEPANLPWSPGRLTDVAHARAPEPTWFVVVGSPGRPGLATVRISRTKAGVEEHVTLALGYGADEEPPLEALQRTAEALVTRHHLQSMLVQLRKARRDLLVPPRFEGPGVPLAFVLGSEEVRRMPDDRARRTPLAEQPVRLGPKARPAYYYPLPGDPSDLSGWSDFEQLTRHLKGS, encoded by the coding sequence ATGACCAAGGACGTCATAGCCCTCACCCCACGGATGCCCGAGCCGTGGACGGTACTCGTCGGCCTCCTCTCCGGGGGCCCGGACAAGTTGGTGAACGCGACGGGCGAGGGAGCGGTCATCCAGCTCTGCGACGAGCAGGGGCGGCCGCTGGTCTCGGTCGAGGCGCCGATGCTGGTGCAGGTCGAGGGCGAGGCCGAGCGGCTGCTCGGGGCTGCCCCGCCGCGCGTTCCGTACTGGTGGACGGAGGCCCGTGCCACCACCGGTGTCCCCGACGCCGAGCGCCTGGCCGGGACCTTCGCCGCCCGCCTCGTCTCCCTGGCCGGGGGGACGGCCTGGCCGCCGGAGGCGACGCAGTCGCTGGGCGTGGTGAAGACCGATGGGGTCGGCGTCGCGCCCACGCCGGCCGCGGCGCAGCCGGCCGTCGACGTGCTGACCGGCAGCGTCGCCGTCGTCATCATGGACCGCCCGGTCGTCGCCATGACGGCCTGGCTCTCCGACGCCTTCCGGGCCGCCGCGGCGGCCGAGCGGGGCCTGCAGGTCGTCACCCCGCCCGGGACCCTGCTGTCCCCGGCGGTCCTGGCGAACATGCCGGGCTGGCCGTCGCGGTGGATCGTGCAGGACGAGCGGGACGGCTACTACGACGGCCTCTCGGGCGCGGTACTGCGCTGGCAGGAGGGCATGTTCGCCACGGTGGTGTCCCCGGACGCCACCGAGGACGACCCGCGGACCCCGGTCGCCGCCTCGTACCAGGAAGTCGTGAACACGGGCGAACGGCAGCTGGCCCTCACCTTCCGCACCATCCACCCCGCGGACGACCGGCTGGTGCTCGGCGGGGCCCTGGAGACGGTGTGGCGCGAGCTGACCGGCGAGCCCCCGGCGGGGTGGGGAACGGCCGAGCCCGCGAACCTGCCCTGGTCGCCGGGCCGGCTGACCGACGTCGCCCACGCGCGGGCGCCCGAGCCGACGTGGTTCGTGGTGGTGGGCAGCCCCGGGCGGCCCGGTCTCGCGACGGTGCGGATCAGCCGTACGAAGGCGGGCGTGGAGGAGCACGTGACGCTGGCGCTCGGCTACGGCGCCGACGAGGAGCCGCCGCTGGAGGCCCTGCAGCGCACCGCGGAGGCACTCGTCACCCGCCACCACCTCCAGTCGATGCTCGTACAACTCCGCAAAGCGCGCCGCGACCTGCTGGTGCCGCCGCGCTTCGAGGGGCCGGGCGTGCCGCTGGCCTTCGTCCTGGGCTCGGAGGAGGTCCGCCGGATGCCGGACGACCGCGCCCGGCGCACGCCGCTGGCCGAACAGCCGGTGCGGCTGGGGCCGAAGGCCCGCCCCGCCTACTACTACCCGCTGCCGGGGGACCCGTCGGACCTGTCGGGGTGGAGCGACTTCGAGCAGCTGACGAGGCATCTGAAGGGGTCGTGA
- a CDS encoding pore-forming ESAT-6 family protein: MGTGGTDRRAYDVGASTEVQGGIKAVIGRLEQVIAAREGQVSAAMSDFAADGVADDYHAKELRWKNASQEVKNIIRLLNSTLEKNDVTARQTLQRAKTAVDNIG, translated from the coding sequence ATGGGTACGGGTGGGACGGACCGTCGCGCGTATGACGTGGGTGCCTCGACGGAGGTGCAGGGCGGTATCAAGGCGGTGATCGGCCGGCTGGAGCAGGTGATCGCGGCGCGTGAGGGTCAGGTGTCGGCTGCGATGTCGGACTTCGCGGCGGATGGTGTGGCGGATGACTACCACGCCAAGGAGCTGCGCTGGAAGAACGCTTCGCAGGAGGTCAAGAACATCATCCGGCTGTTGAACTCGACGCTGGAGAAGAACGATGTCACGGCGCGGCAGACGCTGCAGCGGGCGAAGACCGCGGTCGACAACATCGGCTGA
- a CDS encoding DUF6507 family protein translates to MTSWDIKPQGVQGHLKTVGGNAGELEKALNALLTAMSEAAQAAGTAVPGSQSGMGPQGPLAPGAAPAPGQAFLAPQKAMGPVAAALGEYLTARKPELKSMAERIEACILGAVKATNEYLEGDLEQAKAAQDAARAVNLDVLREKPGGKQ, encoded by the coding sequence ATGACGTCGTGGGATATCAAGCCGCAGGGTGTGCAGGGTCATCTGAAGACGGTCGGCGGGAACGCCGGTGAGCTGGAGAAGGCGCTGAACGCTCTGCTCACGGCGATGTCGGAGGCGGCGCAGGCTGCGGGGACGGCGGTTCCGGGTTCGCAGTCGGGGATGGGTCCGCAGGGTCCGCTGGCTCCGGGTGCGGCTCCGGCTCCCGGTCAGGCTTTCCTGGCGCCGCAGAAGGCGATGGGTCCGGTTGCGGCCGCGCTGGGTGAGTATCTGACGGCGCGCAAGCCGGAGTTGAAGTCGATGGCCGAGCGGATCGAGGCGTGCATCCTCGGCGCGGTGAAGGCGACGAACGAGTACCTGGAAGGCGATCTGGAGCAGGCCAAGGCGGCTCAGGACGCGGCCAGGGCCGTGAACCTCGACGTCCTGCGTGAGAAGCCGGGGGGCAAGCAGTGA
- a CDS encoding immunity 49 family protein, which yields MTVTVHRHGAAGPDDESYAERRTASAIEGIESLERSPRMIDALWNSVRLSVSARSAVDPDGSGIDTWEAVVNAMQVGSTLFRVTGSTEGTVESRIHHEIRQLPAVGPKQFANAPNWLDAFWFAIICRDQKRMTELCEVSVDTLRESGAVHDEYLYHWVAALQAYWTRRQGDMVAELTLAFQQSHPDTVRIAPRDWLQQISYPPINLFYQFVKHDHDGFNAALAEALELHKTYWSQEERDFDVTGLWAIGPLAIACFAYDGDFPIDVVSEYLPLQLLNRSWIGEFPT from the coding sequence GTGACCGTTACTGTTCACCGTCACGGCGCGGCAGGACCTGATGACGAGAGCTACGCGGAGCGGAGGACAGCTTCGGCGATCGAGGGTATCGAATCCCTGGAGCGTTCTCCGCGAATGATCGATGCACTATGGAATTCCGTTCGTCTCAGCGTTTCCGCTCGTTCTGCCGTGGATCCCGACGGGTCTGGCATCGACACCTGGGAAGCCGTGGTTAACGCCATGCAGGTGGGTTCCACTCTGTTCCGCGTGACGGGTTCTACGGAAGGAACCGTGGAATCCCGGATTCACCACGAGATCCGGCAACTTCCGGCAGTCGGTCCCAAGCAGTTCGCCAACGCACCGAACTGGCTCGACGCGTTCTGGTTTGCCATCATCTGCCGCGACCAGAAGCGCATGACCGAATTGTGCGAAGTGTCAGTGGATACTCTCCGCGAGTCCGGTGCGGTTCACGACGAGTACCTGTACCACTGGGTGGCGGCGCTTCAGGCGTACTGGACACGTCGGCAGGGCGACATGGTGGCGGAGTTGACGCTGGCATTTCAGCAATCCCACCCTGACACCGTGCGGATCGCCCCGCGGGACTGGCTGCAGCAGATCTCGTACCCCCCGATCAATCTCTTCTACCAGTTCGTCAAGCATGACCACGACGGGTTCAACGCCGCTCTGGCCGAAGCGCTCGAACTGCACAAGACGTACTGGAGCCAAGAGGAGCGCGACTTCGACGTCACCGGCCTGTGGGCCATCGGTCCTCTGGCCATCGCATGCTTCGCCTACGACGGTGACTTCCCCATCGACGTGGTGTCGGAGTACCTCCCTCTTCAGCTCCTGAACCGAAGCTGGATCGGCGAGTTCCCCACGTAA
- a CDS encoding immunity 49 family protein: MTMTLERHPIPAVEKHATAHLAATFGTSIQNLDGSPTTVGTALNEALLQVQVHQALNPTGNRFGTWDATVSAMQVGSAAFAAASATEGSIETRISHEMRTIAATGPQFYANAGNWLTTLWFVIICRDQPRMNEMCRVPLDLLRASGAEGDEYVYHWVDALQTYWHEQPGLLEKLTAAIEQSHPETATNVPSDLLQYVLYPPINLFYQFLRKDEAGFNRALVEALELHKAYWNTPERAGDIAGFLALAPLAIACLAYDAGLEIEVESDYLPLRLLDRSWLGEFDT; encoded by the coding sequence ATGACGATGACGTTGGAGCGGCACCCCATACCCGCAGTCGAGAAGCACGCCACGGCGCACCTGGCCGCGACGTTCGGGACGAGCATCCAGAATCTGGACGGCTCACCCACGACCGTCGGCACCGCCTTGAACGAGGCGCTCCTCCAGGTTCAGGTGCACCAGGCGCTGAACCCGACCGGCAATCGCTTCGGCACCTGGGACGCCACGGTTTCCGCCATGCAGGTGGGCTCGGCGGCCTTCGCCGCCGCCTCCGCAACGGAGGGGTCCATCGAGACGCGCATCTCGCACGAGATGCGGACCATCGCAGCAACCGGTCCGCAGTTCTACGCGAACGCGGGCAACTGGCTGACGACTCTGTGGTTCGTGATCATCTGTCGCGACCAGCCCCGCATGAACGAGATGTGCCGGGTCCCGCTCGATCTGCTGAGGGCCTCCGGGGCCGAGGGCGACGAGTACGTCTATCACTGGGTCGACGCCCTCCAGACGTACTGGCACGAGCAGCCCGGTCTGCTGGAGAAGCTGACGGCAGCCATTGAGCAGTCCCACCCGGAGACCGCGACGAACGTGCCCAGTGACCTGCTCCAGTACGTTCTCTACCCTCCGATCAACCTCTTCTACCAATTCCTGCGTAAGGACGAGGCAGGGTTCAACCGGGCTCTGGTAGAAGCCCTGGAACTCCACAAGGCCTACTGGAACACCCCTGAGCGCGCAGGCGACATCGCCGGCTTCCTAGCCCTCGCCCCACTGGCCATCGCCTGTCTCGCGTACGACGCGGGCCTGGAGATCGAGGTCGAGTCCGACTACCTTCCGCTCCGCCTCCTCGACCGTTCCTGGCTGGGCGAGTTCGACACGTAA
- a CDS encoding immunity 49 family protein yields the protein MHTVLPRHAFRTDNAAEAMRPVVAAALETVEGLETSEDDRYDALTSTLCAAKWHCLQDPEAGGLEAWESWVLAMQVGSALFTAGTAQEGPVAVRVGTLAEVRKLPATGPQEYLHAGNWLTAFYLAVICRENDRLKQLAQVPVEFLRASGAEFDDYVYAWIETLQHFWNGRSQLWDTLVTAVQGTAPEQARIADTDLMLKILYPPLELFHLYLRREGQAFNDALVHALTWHKEYWTANEARSLSGDGLVALAPLAIACMAYDADMAIGVESDYLPKHLIKRSWVGEFTT from the coding sequence ATGCACACTGTCCTCCCCCGGCACGCGTTCCGTACCGACAACGCGGCCGAAGCCATGCGGCCGGTCGTCGCGGCGGCCCTGGAGACCGTCGAGGGGCTCGAGACGTCCGAGGACGACCGCTACGACGCGTTGACCTCGACACTGTGCGCGGCGAAGTGGCACTGCCTCCAGGACCCCGAGGCGGGCGGCCTGGAGGCCTGGGAGTCGTGGGTCCTGGCCATGCAGGTGGGCTCGGCCCTCTTCACGGCCGGCACCGCGCAGGAGGGCCCGGTCGCGGTTCGGGTCGGGACGCTGGCCGAGGTGCGCAAGCTCCCCGCGACCGGCCCGCAGGAGTACCTGCACGCCGGGAACTGGCTCACCGCCTTCTACCTGGCCGTGATCTGCCGCGAGAACGACCGGCTGAAACAGCTCGCCCAGGTGCCGGTGGAGTTCCTGCGGGCCTCTGGCGCGGAGTTCGACGATTACGTCTACGCCTGGATCGAGACCCTCCAGCACTTCTGGAACGGACGCTCGCAGCTCTGGGACACCCTGGTCACCGCGGTCCAGGGCACCGCCCCGGAGCAGGCTCGTATCGCCGACACCGACCTGATGCTGAAGATCCTCTATCCGCCGCTGGAACTCTTCCACCTCTACCTCCGGCGCGAGGGCCAGGCCTTCAACGACGCCCTCGTGCACGCCCTGACCTGGCACAAGGAGTACTGGACCGCCAACGAGGCCCGTTCCCTGAGCGGCGACGGGCTCGTCGCCCTGGCCCCCCTCGCCATCGCGTGCATGGCCTACGACGCAGACATGGCGATCGGGGTCGAGTCCGACTACTTGCCCAAGCACCTGATCAAGCGCTCGTGGGTGGGCGAGTTCACCACGTGA
- a CDS encoding immunity 49 family protein — translation MATIVSRHFSPGVVEEEWARSLGEDLTEDIGRLERRPHALRRVFNDALLHLGARCTVDPRAAKLETWEATVNALQLGSAIFATASATEGTVECRINRQVRVLPAVDEDQSFTDLGTWLTTFWLAVVCRDQTRITELARFPLDRLHTAGFDEYVLQWVDTLQTYWLQAPGLVEKLTRAVEMSSPEVAVQAPRGLLEAVLAPPINLFYLFVTGHGRLQRGPGTGAGAAQGVLDRRRAASREAGWSSRPGSPGPCVLRLRRQDAGPGRIGLHASPPADPRLARRIPHVRHT, via the coding sequence GTGGCCACCATTGTCAGCAGACACTTCTCTCCGGGGGTCGTCGAGGAGGAGTGGGCCCGGTCACTCGGTGAGGATCTGACCGAGGACATCGGCAGGCTGGAACGGCGCCCTCACGCGCTTCGGCGGGTCTTCAACGACGCGCTCCTCCACCTTGGAGCCCGTTGTACGGTCGATCCGCGGGCGGCGAAGCTGGAGACGTGGGAAGCAACGGTCAACGCACTCCAGTTGGGTTCGGCCATCTTCGCGACCGCTTCCGCGACCGAGGGGACCGTGGAGTGCCGGATCAACCGTCAGGTGCGCGTGCTGCCGGCCGTGGACGAAGACCAGAGCTTCACCGACCTCGGAACGTGGTTGACCACTTTCTGGCTTGCCGTCGTCTGCCGGGACCAGACTCGGATCACTGAACTGGCCCGGTTCCCGCTCGACCGCCTCCACACTGCCGGGTTCGACGAGTACGTCCTGCAATGGGTGGACACGCTGCAGACGTACTGGCTCCAGGCGCCCGGCCTGGTGGAGAAGTTGACCCGCGCAGTTGAGATGTCCTCACCGGAGGTCGCGGTGCAAGCGCCGCGGGGACTGCTGGAGGCCGTACTGGCTCCGCCAATCAATCTCTTCTACCTGTTCGTCACAGGACACGGACGGCTTCAACGAGGCCCTGGTACAGGCGCTGGAGCTGCACAAGGCGTACTGGACCGTCGACGAGCAGCGAGCCGAGAAGCCGGTTGGTCATCTCGCCCTGGCTCCCCTGGCCCTTGCGTGCTTCGCCTTCGACGGCAAGATGCCGGTCCAGGTCGAATCGGGCTACATGCCTCACCACCTGCTGACCCGCGGCTGGCTCGGCGAATTCCCCACGTAAGGCACACATGA
- a CDS encoding immunity 49 family protein, with the protein MTVIVTRQDYQTDKMAAVVPVMEESLSESLEKIETSHNSRADAVMESLNVALVRSVGDPGAVMLETWESWLLAMQMHSAVFAATAPDQETVTCKIRQEERHLATTGPQTYLHADTWLDAFYLAVICREAARLDMLARIPVSLLRDFGGALDEYTYAWVETLQSFWLRRDDLRTHLVRAVDLSAPEQARVVDSEEMGKLRYPPIMMIYRYLRNDPAGFNEALADAVRRHKEYWTADEDRTHNILGVVALAPLAIACLAKANGIPVEVETDYLPEALLDFAWRGEFDA; encoded by the coding sequence ATGACCGTGATCGTGACGCGCCAGGACTATCAGACGGACAAGATGGCGGCGGTCGTTCCCGTCATGGAGGAGTCACTGTCCGAATCGCTGGAGAAGATCGAGACCTCGCACAACTCCAGGGCCGATGCCGTCATGGAGTCGCTGAACGTCGCCCTCGTCCGCTCCGTGGGGGACCCCGGTGCCGTCATGCTGGAGACGTGGGAGTCCTGGCTGCTGGCGATGCAGATGCACTCGGCCGTCTTCGCCGCCACCGCTCCCGACCAGGAGACGGTCACCTGCAAGATCCGCCAGGAGGAGCGCCACCTCGCCACCACCGGGCCGCAGACCTACCTCCACGCGGACACCTGGCTCGACGCCTTCTACCTCGCGGTGATCTGCCGTGAAGCAGCCCGCCTCGACATGCTGGCCCGGATCCCGGTCTCCCTGCTCCGCGACTTCGGCGGCGCGCTGGACGAGTACACCTACGCCTGGGTGGAGACCCTCCAGAGCTTCTGGCTCCGCCGTGACGACCTGCGCACGCACCTGGTGCGCGCCGTGGACCTGAGCGCTCCCGAGCAGGCCCGCGTCGTCGACTCGGAGGAGATGGGCAAGCTCCGGTACCCGCCGATCATGATGATCTACCGGTACCTGCGCAACGATCCCGCCGGCTTCAACGAGGCCTTGGCCGACGCCGTCCGCCGGCACAAGGAGTACTGGACCGCCGACGAGGACCGCACCCACAACATCCTGGGCGTCGTCGCCCTCGCCCCGCTCGCGATCGCCTGCCTGGCCAAGGCCAACGGCATCCCGGTCGAAGTCGAGACCGACTACCTCCCCGAGGCCCTCCTCGACTTCGCCTGGCGCGGCGAGTTCGACGCGTAG